Proteins from a genomic interval of Verrucomicrobiia bacterium:
- the treY gene encoding malto-oligosyltrehalose synthase produces the protein MTITLPATGRSRVPRATYRLQFQPRFTLRDAQALVPYLDQLGVSHVYASPLLQAMPGSTHGYDTRDFSRLNAELGTETDLEALVQALHRRGMGLVLDIVPNHMGVGPGNAWWWDVLAHGTRSRFAHYFDIDWNPPDPQLRGKVLLPVLGREYRTVLEAGEFKVQLQRGQPVVGYFEHAFPLVMTPQWIGQRTLPELLKELNSRPALLDEVLEQQHYRLTHWGYGDKQVNYRRFFNISSLAGLRIEEPEVFAAVHERILEWVRRGWVDGLRVDHIDGLRDPARYLAQLHAAAPDVWLVVEKILGAQESLPEDWPVAGTTGYDFLNRVSGLFIDASTEPAFTDLYTRFTGEPGDYDVVVREAQRLALRELLSAEVSRLLQWAVKAAARNWRGTFVPPPVLREALIEVVACFPVYRSYVQADTRTVRETDELFITQAVDAARRERPDLAPALFDFIADLLLLRWDGEAEREFVMRFQQLTGPAMAKGAEDTACYRYNRLVALNTVGGEPGHFGLTPERFHLSCLHAQQRWPAAMLATSTHDTKRSEDVRARLCLLSELPEEWRQAVERWSTMNQRHRSGRFPDRNCEYFYYQTLVGAWPLPLDRALVVMEKVVCEAKQHTSWNRRNAEYERVIREFITQTLGDPNFLADVGRFVERLVEPGWVNSLAQALLKLTTPGVPDIYQGTELWDGSLVDPDNRRPVDFDQRERLLNALRQMPLDTVWQRRADGLPKLWLTQKTLQLRRRRPEEFGAGSSYAVLRVSGRKARHAVAFQRGKNVVVVAPRLVLRLAGDWADTELQLPGGEWHNEFTGETVAGSSIKLAELLLRFPVALLTRKEKAG, from the coding sequence GTGACGATCACCCTGCCAGCAACGGGCCGCAGCCGGGTGCCGCGGGCCACCTACCGGCTGCAATTCCAGCCGCGTTTCACGCTGCGGGATGCGCAGGCGCTCGTGCCGTATCTGGATCAGCTCGGTGTCAGTCATGTTTACGCCTCGCCGTTGTTGCAGGCCATGCCCGGCAGCACGCACGGCTATGACACTCGCGACTTCAGCCGCTTGAATGCGGAGCTCGGCACCGAGACGGACCTGGAGGCACTCGTTCAGGCGCTGCATCGTCGCGGCATGGGGCTGGTGCTCGACATCGTGCCAAATCACATGGGCGTTGGTCCCGGCAACGCCTGGTGGTGGGACGTGCTTGCCCACGGCACCCGCAGCCGTTTCGCCCATTATTTCGACATCGATTGGAATCCGCCCGATCCACAACTGCGCGGCAAGGTGCTGCTGCCCGTGCTGGGCCGCGAATATCGCACGGTGCTCGAGGCGGGCGAGTTCAAGGTTCAGTTGCAACGAGGCCAGCCGGTCGTGGGTTACTTCGAACATGCCTTTCCGCTCGTGATGACGCCCCAGTGGATCGGTCAGCGGACGCTGCCGGAGCTGCTCAAGGAACTGAACTCCCGTCCGGCTCTGCTGGATGAGGTGCTGGAGCAGCAGCACTATCGCCTGACGCACTGGGGTTATGGGGACAAGCAGGTCAATTACCGCCGTTTCTTCAACATTTCCTCTCTCGCGGGGTTGCGCATCGAGGAGCCGGAAGTGTTCGCGGCCGTGCATGAACGCATCCTCGAATGGGTCCGGCGCGGCTGGGTGGACGGCTTGCGCGTGGATCACATCGATGGTCTGCGCGACCCGGCCCGCTACCTCGCCCAGTTGCACGCCGCGGCGCCGGACGTCTGGCTTGTGGTCGAAAAAATCCTGGGCGCGCAGGAATCGCTGCCGGAGGACTGGCCGGTCGCGGGGACGACCGGTTACGACTTCCTGAACCGCGTCAGCGGGCTGTTCATTGACGCCTCGACGGAACCGGCCTTCACGGACCTCTACACCCGTTTCACCGGCGAACCGGGCGATTATGACGTCGTCGTGCGTGAGGCCCAGCGGCTCGCGTTGCGCGAGTTGCTGTCCGCCGAAGTGAGCCGCCTGCTGCAATGGGCCGTCAAGGCCGCGGCGCGGAACTGGCGCGGAACTTTCGTTCCGCCGCCCGTCCTGCGCGAGGCCTTGATCGAAGTGGTCGCCTGCTTTCCCGTGTATCGTTCGTATGTGCAGGCCGACACGCGGACGGTGCGCGAGACGGACGAATTGTTCATCACGCAGGCGGTGGACGCCGCCCGGCGGGAACGACCCGATCTGGCACCGGCCTTGTTTGATTTCATCGCGGACCTGCTGTTGCTGCGCTGGGACGGCGAGGCCGAGCGTGAATTCGTCATGCGCTTTCAACAGTTGACCGGTCCCGCCATGGCGAAGGGCGCGGAAGACACGGCCTGCTACCGCTACAACCGGCTGGTGGCCTTGAACACCGTGGGCGGCGAGCCGGGGCATTTTGGGCTGACGCCCGAGCGCTTCCACCTTTCCTGTCTGCACGCCCAACAACGCTGGCCTGCGGCAATGCTCGCCACCTCCACGCACGACACCAAGCGCAGTGAAGATGTGCGCGCCCGCCTGTGCCTGCTTTCCGAGCTGCCCGAGGAATGGCGGCAGGCGGTGGAGCGCTGGTCCACGATGAACCAGCGGCATCGCAGTGGCCGTTTTCCGGATCGCAACTGCGAATATTTCTACTACCAGACACTGGTTGGCGCGTGGCCCCTGCCACTGGACCGGGCGTTGGTCGTCATGGAAAAAGTTGTGTGCGAAGCCAAGCAGCACACTTCGTGGAATCGCCGCAATGCCGAATACGAACGGGTCATCCGTGAATTCATTACCCAGACGCTGGGCGACCCCAATTTTCTGGCCGACGTCGGCCGCTTTGTAGAACGGCTGGTCGAGCCAGGCTGGGTGAATTCCCTCGCGCAGGCCCTGTTGAAGCTCACCACGCCCGGCGTGCCGGACATTTATCAGGGCACGGAACTGTGGGACGGGAGCCTGGTCGATCCGGACAACCGGCGCCCGGTTGATTTCGACCAGCGCGAGCGGTTGTTGAACGCCCTGCGGCAGATGCCGCTCGACACGGTCTGGCAGCGGCGCGCCGACGGGCTGCCCAAACTCTGGCTGACGCAGAAGACGCTGCAGTTGCGCCGTCGGCGGCCGGAAGAGTTCGGGGCGGGCAGCAGCTACGCGGTGTTGCGGGTCAGCGGGCGCAAGGCGCGCCACGCCGTTGCCTTTCAACGCGGGAAAAACGTGGTGGTCGTCGCGCCCCGCCTGGTGCTGCGGCTGGCCGGGGACTGGGCCGATACCGAACTGCAGCTGCCCGGCGGCGAATGGCACAACGAATTTACTGGTGAAACCGTGGCCGGGTCATCCATCAAACTGGCGGAACTGCTGTTGCGGTTTCCCGTGGCCCTTTTAACGCGAAAGGAGAAGGCAGGATGA
- a CDS encoding DUF3536 domain-containing protein, whose translation MEKYLCIHGHFYQPPRENPWLEAVELQDSAFPYHDWNERITAECYAPNATARRLDAEGRIIDIVNNYSSISFNFGPTLLAWMEEKAPDVLASVVEADRRGRERFSGHGGALAQAYNHMILPLSNRRDKVTQVIWGIRDFEHRFGRLPEGLWLPECAADEASLEVLAAQGIKFTILSPYQAARIRPLGEPHWTDVNGGHIDPSRAYQVNLPSGRSIAVFFYDAPVSKAVAFEYLLNSGEAFAHRLLEGYDDGRDWPQLMHIATDGESYGHHHHYGEMGLAAALHYIESNQLAALTNYGEFLERHPPTHEVRIHEKSAWSCSHGVRRWHSDCGCNSGGRPGWNQRWRQPLRDALDWLRDELAPQFETRAGELFHDPWRARDAYISVILDRSEENVTRFLREHAARELSEEERLTALRLLEMQRHAMLMFTSCGWFFDELSGIETVQIMCYAGRALQLARGVTGRDLEPAFLDRLARARSNLAEHRNGRLIFEKFVKPSTMDREWLGAHFAVSSLFERYPEKARIYRFHFEQQHREELEAGKARLILGRARVTFEITGAADLLSYAALHLGDHNVNCGVRYFRGEEEFQTLLSDLREAFGRADFPRVIRLMDRHFGESNYSLKDLFRDEQRKILNLILASTGQDLESRYRQITDQYMPLMRFLKDIDAPLPTALKTAADYVLNAELRRQFEAEEPDLARVRMLADEAHAGSVELHTEELAYAIKSHLDRRLERLTQAADDAALLARAAEVAEAVQSIGIEVNLWKTQNLYFRLLHDVAPSHRARAADDAAARAWVEQFDRLGEKLVFKIEGGTA comes from the coding sequence ATGGAAAAATACCTGTGCATTCATGGCCATTTCTACCAGCCGCCGCGCGAAAACCCCTGGCTCGAAGCGGTCGAGCTGCAGGACTCGGCGTTTCCGTATCACGACTGGAATGAGCGCATCACGGCCGAGTGTTACGCCCCCAACGCCACCGCACGCCGCCTCGATGCCGAGGGCCGCATCATCGACATCGTCAACAATTACTCGTCCATCAGTTTCAATTTCGGGCCGACGTTGCTGGCGTGGATGGAGGAGAAGGCGCCGGATGTGCTCGCCTCGGTGGTGGAGGCCGATCGCCGCGGCCGCGAACGCTTTTCCGGTCACGGCGGCGCGCTGGCGCAGGCCTACAACCACATGATTCTGCCGCTCTCGAACCGGCGGGACAAGGTCACGCAGGTCATCTGGGGGATCCGCGACTTCGAGCATCGGTTCGGGCGTCTGCCCGAGGGCCTGTGGCTGCCGGAATGCGCCGCGGACGAGGCGTCGCTGGAAGTCCTGGCCGCGCAGGGCATCAAGTTCACCATTCTCTCGCCGTATCAGGCGGCGCGCATTCGTCCGCTGGGCGAGCCGCACTGGACCGATGTCAACGGCGGGCACATCGATCCGTCGCGGGCCTATCAGGTGAACCTGCCGTCGGGGCGCAGCATCGCGGTGTTCTTTTACGACGCGCCGGTTTCCAAGGCGGTGGCGTTCGAATACCTGTTGAACAGCGGGGAGGCGTTTGCGCACCGGCTGCTGGAGGGTTACGACGACGGCCGGGACTGGCCGCAGCTCATGCACATCGCCACCGACGGCGAATCGTATGGCCACCATCATCATTACGGGGAAATGGGCCTGGCCGCGGCGCTGCATTACATCGAGTCCAACCAGCTCGCGGCGCTGACCAACTACGGCGAGTTTCTGGAGCGGCATCCGCCCACGCACGAGGTCAGGATTCACGAGAAAAGCGCGTGGAGCTGTTCCCATGGCGTGCGCCGCTGGCACAGCGACTGCGGGTGCAACAGCGGCGGGCGGCCCGGCTGGAATCAGCGCTGGCGGCAGCCGTTGCGGGATGCGCTGGACTGGCTGCGGGATGAATTGGCGCCGCAGTTTGAAACCCGGGCCGGCGAGCTCTTCCACGATCCGTGGCGGGCCCGCGACGCCTATATTTCCGTGATCCTCGACCGCTCGGAGGAGAACGTGACGCGGTTTCTGCGCGAGCATGCGGCGCGTGAATTGAGCGAGGAGGAACGCCTGACCGCGCTCCGGCTGCTGGAAATGCAGCGGCATGCGATGCTGATGTTCACCAGTTGCGGCTGGTTCTTTGACGAGCTGTCCGGCATCGAGACCGTGCAGATCATGTGCTACGCCGGCCGGGCCCTGCAACTGGCGCGCGGCGTGACGGGGCGGGACCTTGAACCGGCCTTTCTCGACCGGCTGGCGCGCGCGCGCAGCAATCTCGCCGAGCACCGCAACGGGCGGCTTATTTTCGAGAAGTTTGTGAAGCCGTCCACGATGGACCGCGAATGGCTGGGGGCACATTTTGCCGTGAGTTCCCTGTTCGAGCGGTATCCGGAGAAGGCGCGCATTTATCGTTTCCACTTCGAGCAACAGCACCGCGAGGAGCTGGAGGCCGGCAAGGCCCGGCTGATCCTCGGCCGCGCCCGGGTGACGTTTGAAATCACGGGGGCAGCGGACCTGCTCAGCTACGCGGCGCTGCATCTCGGCGATCACAACGTCAACTGCGGCGTCCGGTATTTCCGCGGCGAGGAGGAGTTTCAAACCCTGCTGAGCGACCTGCGCGAGGCCTTCGGGCGCGCGGATTTTCCGCGGGTCATCCGGCTCATGGACCGGCATTTTGGCGAATCGAATTATTCGTTGAAGGATCTCTTCCGGGACGAGCAGCGGAAGATTCTCAACCTGATTCTGGCGTCCACCGGCCAGGATTTGGAGAGCCGTTACCGGCAGATCACCGACCAATACATGCCGTTGATGCGCTTCCTGAAGGACATCGACGCGCCATTGCCGACCGCGCTCAAGACGGCGGCGGATTATGTGCTGAACGCCGAGCTGCGCCGGCAGTTCGAAGCGGAGGAGCCGGACCTGGCGCGGGTGCGCATGCTCGCGGATGAAGCGCATGCCGGCAGCGTGGAGCTTCACACCGAGGAACTGGCCTATGCGATCAAGTCGCACCTGGACCGGCGACTGGAACGGTTGACGCAGGCGGCGGATGATGCCGCCCTGCTGGCACGTGCCGCGGAGGTGGCGGAGGCGGTGCAATCCATCGGCATCGAGGTCAACTTGTGGAAGACGCAGAATCTATACTTCCGTCTGCTCCATGACGTGGCGCCGAGCCATCGCGCGCGGGCGGCGGACGACGCCGCGGCCCGGGCGTGGGTCGAGCAGTTTGACCGGCTGGGTGAAAAACTGGTGTTCAAAATCGAGGGAGGAACGGCGTGA
- the treS gene encoding maltose alpha-D-glucosyltransferase — protein MSDASANSAGLPPDPFWYKSGVIYELHVRAFADSDDNGIGDFRGLTSRLDYLKDLGVTALWLLPFYPSPLKDDGYDTADYFDVHPMYGTLGDFKVFLREAHRRGLRVITELVLNHTSDQHPWFQRARRAKPGSRWRNYYVWSDSPDQYKDARIIFKDIEVSNWAWDDVAGAYYWHRFFSHQPDLNWENPELYDEMVKVIDFWFDLGVDGLRLDAVPYLYEREGTSCENLPETHVALKRLRRHVDEKYGDRMLLAEANQWPEDAVAYFGEGRGDECHMAFHFPLMPRLFMALRMEDRTPIVDILEQTPPIPETSQWALFLRNHDELTLEMVTDEERDYMYRMYAHVNRARLNLGIRRRLAPLLGNDRRRIELLNALLLSLPGTPVLYYGDEIGMGENIYLGDRNGVRTPMQWSSDKNAGFSRANPQALYLPIIYDPEYHYEAVNVEAQMQNPHSLLWWMRRVLALRKRWRALGEGKCEFLNPENHKVISYLLRFEQETILMIANLSRFAQPVELDLAAFNGYVPVELFGRMEFPTITDKPYFLTLSPHAFNWFSLELRATAALTAGTLGMTTTPGAIRVHGEWLAVLKDKPKAQLESRLPDWLRGQPWFSNRARVIKQVTIREVFTVPADGVDTCLVLLQVECVGADAELYALPLAFAAGGAALDVGVEQGRGVITELVLADSGETGVLYDAVGSRAFHVALFELIAGRRRIKDDAGELEGVRSPLFRQIVGKQPPPATTALKAAQRNSSVLFGDRFVLKFFRRLFPGLNPEREMGELFVRHEFAHAQPFAGAVECRTERDEHFTLAVLSGYIPHARTAWDYTLEALGRFYERASAGINEGQSAPELDLRSAGLVGDVLDAPVASTVGTYLDSARVLGERTAEMHLVFAAETEDRQFAPEPFTPHYVRGLFQSMRNLANQNFRRLRKGLRLLPPETAELARTVCDREPEILECYRTLYRSRLTARRIRCHGDFHLGQLLYTGKDFVLIDFEGDPALPASERIIKRSPLRDVAGMVRSFHYVAWAGLHEHAQRGSLDPGRLQPFEPWARLWYRAVSLAYLRAYFARMAASEVLPQSEQELRLMLRAYLLNHAVHEIGVELAARPDWLHVPLRGILNLLEVAHAAAASAAAPDVVT, from the coding sequence ATGAGCGACGCATCTGCCAACTCCGCCGGCCTGCCGCCCGATCCCTTCTGGTATAAGAGCGGCGTCATTTACGAACTGCACGTCCGCGCCTTCGCCGACAGCGACGACAACGGCATCGGCGACTTTCGCGGCCTGACGTCCAGGCTGGATTACCTCAAGGATCTCGGCGTCACCGCGCTCTGGCTGCTGCCGTTTTATCCCTCGCCACTCAAGGATGACGGCTACGACACCGCGGATTACTTCGACGTGCACCCGATGTATGGCACGCTGGGCGACTTCAAGGTGTTCCTGCGCGAGGCGCACCGGCGCGGTTTGCGCGTCATCACCGAACTGGTCCTCAACCACACCTCCGACCAGCATCCGTGGTTTCAGCGGGCGCGGCGGGCCAAGCCGGGCAGCCGCTGGCGCAATTACTACGTCTGGAGCGATTCGCCCGACCAATACAAGGACGCGCGCATCATCTTCAAGGACATCGAAGTCTCCAACTGGGCGTGGGACGACGTGGCGGGTGCCTACTACTGGCACCGGTTTTTTTCCCACCAGCCCGATCTCAACTGGGAGAACCCGGAGCTGTATGACGAGATGGTCAAGGTGATCGACTTCTGGTTCGACCTGGGCGTGGACGGGCTGCGGCTGGACGCGGTGCCCTACCTTTACGAACGCGAGGGCACCAGTTGCGAAAACCTGCCGGAAACCCACGTGGCGTTGAAGCGCCTGCGCCGGCATGTGGATGAAAAATACGGCGACCGCATGTTGCTGGCGGAGGCCAACCAATGGCCCGAGGACGCGGTGGCGTATTTTGGCGAGGGCCGGGGGGACGAATGCCACATGGCCTTTCACTTCCCGCTCATGCCGCGCCTGTTCATGGCGCTGCGCATGGAGGACCGCACGCCCATCGTGGACATTCTCGAGCAGACGCCGCCGATTCCCGAGACGAGCCAGTGGGCGCTGTTCCTGCGCAACCACGACGAGCTTACGCTGGAAATGGTGACCGACGAGGAGCGCGACTACATGTATCGCATGTATGCCCACGTGAACCGGGCGCGGCTCAACCTGGGCATCCGCCGCCGGCTTGCGCCGTTGCTCGGCAACGACCGCCGGCGCATCGAGCTGTTGAACGCGCTGCTGCTCTCGCTGCCCGGCACGCCCGTGCTCTACTACGGCGACGAGATTGGCATGGGGGAAAACATCTACCTCGGCGACCGCAACGGCGTGCGCACCCCGATGCAATGGAGTTCGGACAAGAACGCCGGCTTTTCCCGCGCCAATCCGCAGGCGCTTTACCTGCCCATCATTTACGATCCGGAATACCACTACGAGGCGGTCAACGTGGAGGCGCAGATGCAAAATCCGCATTCGCTGCTGTGGTGGATGCGCCGCGTGCTGGCCCTGCGCAAACGCTGGCGCGCCCTGGGCGAGGGGAAATGCGAATTCCTCAATCCCGAGAATCACAAGGTCATCAGCTACCTGCTGCGCTTCGAGCAGGAGACGATTCTCATGATCGCCAACCTGTCGCGGTTCGCGCAGCCGGTGGAACTCGATCTCGCGGCGTTCAACGGCTACGTGCCCGTGGAATTGTTCGGCCGCATGGAGTTTCCGACCATCACCGACAAGCCCTATTTCCTCACCCTCAGCCCGCATGCCTTCAACTGGTTCTCGCTCGAACTGCGCGCCACGGCCGCGTTGACGGCCGGCACGCTGGGCATGACCACGACGCCCGGCGCCATCCGCGTCCATGGCGAATGGCTGGCGGTCTTGAAGGACAAGCCCAAGGCGCAGCTCGAAAGCCGGCTGCCCGACTGGTTGCGCGGACAGCCCTGGTTCTCCAACCGGGCGCGCGTGATCAAGCAGGTGACGATTCGCGAGGTGTTCACCGTGCCCGCCGATGGTGTGGATACCTGCCTCGTGCTCTTGCAGGTGGAGTGTGTGGGCGCCGACGCCGAACTTTACGCGCTGCCGCTGGCGTTTGCCGCGGGTGGAGCGGCCCTGGATGTGGGCGTCGAGCAGGGGCGGGGCGTCATCACCGAACTGGTGCTGGCCGATTCCGGCGAAACGGGCGTGCTTTACGACGCCGTCGGCAGCCGCGCGTTCCACGTGGCCCTGTTTGAGCTGATTGCCGGCCGCCGCCGGATCAAGGACGACGCGGGTGAACTCGAAGGCGTGCGGTCGCCGCTGTTCCGGCAGATTGTCGGCAAGCAGCCCCCGCCGGCCACGACCGCGCTCAAGGCGGCCCAGCGCAATTCCTCGGTCCTCTTTGGCGACCGGTTCGTGCTGAAATTCTTCCGGCGCCTGTTCCCGGGACTGAATCCTGAGCGCGAAATGGGCGAGCTGTTTGTCCGGCACGAATTCGCGCACGCCCAGCCGTTCGCCGGTGCCGTCGAATGCCGCACGGAGCGGGATGAACACTTCACGCTGGCGGTGTTGAGCGGCTACATCCCGCACGCCCGGACGGCGTGGGATTACACCCTCGAAGCCCTCGGCCGCTTCTACGAACGCGCTTCGGCCGGCATCAACGAAGGGCAGAGCGCCCCGGAACTGGATTTGCGTTCCGCGGGCCTGGTCGGCGACGTGCTCGACGCGCCGGTGGCGTCCACCGTGGGCACGTATCTGGATTCGGCGCGCGTGCTTGGCGAGCGCACGGCGGAGATGCATCTGGTGTTTGCGGCCGAAACCGAGGATCGCCAGTTCGCGCCCGAGCCCTTCACGCCGCACTATGTGCGCGGCCTGTTCCAATCCATGCGGAACCTCGCCAACCAGAACTTCCGCCGGCTGCGGAAGGGCCTGCGGCTGCTGCCGCCCGAAACCGCGGAGCTGGCGCGCACCGTCTGCGACCGGGAGCCGGAGATTCTGGAGTGCTACCGGACGCTTTACCGCAGCCGTCTCACGGCGCGCCGCATCCGTTGCCACGGCGATTTTCACCTGGGACAACTCCTCTACACGGGCAAAGATTTCGTCCTGATCGATTTCGAGGGCGACCCGGCGCTGCCCGCGAGCGAACGCATCATCAAGCGGTCGCCGTTGCGGGATGTCGCGGGCATGGTGCGCTCGTTCCACTACGTGGCGTGGGCCGGATTGCACGAACACGCGCAACGCGGCTCGCTCGATCCGGGCCGGCTGCAACCCTTCGAGCCCTGGGCGCGGCTCTGGTATCGGGCCGTCAGCCTCGCTTACTTGCGGGCCTACTTTGCCCGGATGGCCGCATCGGAAGTGCTGCCGCAATCCGAACAGGAGCTGCGCCTGATGCTGCGGGCGTATCTGCTCAACCACGCCGTGCATGAAATCGGCGTCGAACTCGCCGCGCGCCCCGACTGGTTGCACGTGCCCCTGCGCGGCATTTTGAATTTGCTCGAAGTCGCCCACGCCGCCGCGGCCTCAGCCGCGGCGCCGGATGTTGTCACCTGA